The proteins below are encoded in one region of Triticum aestivum cultivar Chinese Spring chromosome 1B, IWGSC CS RefSeq v2.1, whole genome shotgun sequence:
- the LOC123078668 gene encoding uncharacterized protein, which translates to MGNPAVESLSAQSNRPHSTTLPPSSISLPQPPQTLGPPLLPCYPPRRLLLPFTIPSSGRHRETTAALDLIRPAPLPLHYASASAAPCSAGARRPRSGLGRRSSPSRQEEGSSRIQEHGLLLALQPPALSCSRRRRSRRGAPSHQGSRRRGLLTPEPRSPRCWRPATRVQGKERMMTPRHGEEQQQLKMLMWLPYLCQAVPAYNVVKLQERGRKPATG; encoded by the exons ATGGGTAACCCTGCCGTCGAAAGCCTCTCGGCCCAATCCAATCGCCCGCACTCCACAACCCTCCCTCCCTCCTCGATCTCTCTCCCTCAGCCACCACAAACCCTAGGTCCTCCCCTTCTGCCCTGCTATccaccgcgccgcctcctcctccccttcaccaTTCCCTCCAGCGGCAGGCACAGGGAGACGACGGCGGCGCTCGATTTGATCCGCCCCGCTCCCCTCCCTCTCCACTATGCCTCGGCCTCGGCCGCCCCGTGCTCTGCCGGCGCCCGTCGGCCTCGATCCGGCCTCGGCAGGAGGAGCTCGCCCTCGAGACAGGAGGAGGGGAGCAGCAGGATACAGGAGCATGGCCTTCTTCTCGCGCTGCAGCCGCCGGCCTTgtcctgctcgaggaggaggaggagcaggaggggcGCACCCAGCCACCAAGGTAGCCGTCGTCGAGGGCTTCTTACACCTGAACCTCGATCTCCACGGTGCTGGCGTCCAGCAACTCGAGTTCAag GGAAGGAGAGGATGATGACGCCCAGACATGGAGAGGAACAACAGCAGCTCAAG ATGCTAATGTGGCTGCCATATCTGTGCCAAGCAGTGCCTGCTTATAATGTGGTGAAGCTACAGGAAAGAGGGAGGAAGCCGGCGACAGGGTGA